A genomic stretch from Anaerolineae bacterium includes:
- a CDS encoding NADH-quinone oxidoreductase subunit L, with protein MGEIAFNLSWLIPIPPLLAFALIVLATNANKRLSAMIAVAGVAVSWVLGWWVFLASVVTPELGKHPFRLAYDWLPAGSTMLTMGVTVDPLTAAMLFMVPFVCLMIFIYSVGYMGIGRVEDPAGRRGVPAAPGHVDPLASRFFAYISLFACGMLGLVVAENLLMLFIFWEIMGLCSYLLIGFWFARSYPDPRRITPKQAGVKAFLTTRIGDAIMFAGMALLYAQSGSLAFADLFTPANLERLATTTVDLPLVGSIPWATLLAVLIFWGAIGKSAQFPLHVWLPDAMEGPTPVSALIHAATMVSAGVYLVLRMFPLMQAVEHGPALSFIAFIGAFTALFAASIALAQNDIKRVLAYSTISQLGYMFAALGIGAYVAAAFHLLTHAFFKALLFLGSGSVIHGVEHGHHAAHHGETAGHGGQAHEIVHHGTHSPQVFDANDMRYMGGLFHKMPVTALTFIAGGLALSGFPLVTAGFWSKDEILADAWVHGHQMVFWTLALAALLTAFYTGRQIFLVFFGPPRTEAARHAHESDRTMTFPLVVLAAFAIAGGWVGIPESFPGLGELLGNPFHHFIGSLAKALHIKAVPPPFDPVPISVSVLVALGGLALAWVVYGVRPITTPEEPDPLERLLGRFYVVLRNKYYFDELYAATVVRFARWLADVLFRIDQQWVIDPLVNLVGRWGRGLAQGLRYLFDEPIVDGLVNAVGHVSNALGAFLRLIQTGRVQNYLVVMLIVVLVLLAVYTMPGF; from the coding sequence ATGGGCGAAATCGCGTTTAACCTGTCTTGGCTGATCCCCATCCCGCCTTTGCTAGCTTTTGCCCTGATCGTCCTGGCGACCAATGCCAACAAACGGCTCAGCGCGATGATCGCTGTCGCAGGGGTCGCCGTTTCATGGGTGTTGGGCTGGTGGGTGTTCCTGGCGAGCGTGGTCACGCCGGAGCTGGGCAAGCATCCTTTCCGCCTGGCATATGATTGGCTGCCGGCCGGCTCGACAATGCTCACCATGGGCGTGACGGTAGACCCGCTGACCGCGGCCATGCTGTTCATGGTCCCGTTCGTTTGCCTGATGATTTTCATCTACTCAGTGGGGTACATGGGGATCGGCCGTGTAGAGGATCCAGCTGGCCGGCGAGGGGTGCCTGCCGCGCCGGGACATGTGGATCCACTGGCTAGCCGTTTCTTCGCTTATATCTCCCTCTTCGCTTGCGGAATGTTGGGGCTGGTGGTGGCGGAGAACCTGCTCATGCTCTTCATCTTCTGGGAGATCATGGGCCTCTGTTCGTATCTGCTCATCGGGTTCTGGTTTGCCCGCTCGTATCCGGACCCCCGTCGGATCACCCCCAAGCAGGCAGGCGTGAAGGCGTTTCTGACCACCCGCATCGGTGATGCGATCATGTTCGCGGGGATGGCCCTGCTGTACGCCCAATCTGGCTCGCTGGCCTTTGCCGATCTCTTCACTCCTGCTAACCTGGAGCGGCTGGCGACGACCACGGTGGACCTTCCGCTCGTCGGCTCCATCCCGTGGGCGACGCTGCTGGCGGTCCTCATCTTCTGGGGAGCCATCGGCAAAAGTGCCCAGTTCCCGCTCCACGTGTGGTTGCCAGACGCAATGGAGGGGCCCACGCCCGTTTCAGCGCTGATCCATGCGGCCACGATGGTGTCAGCCGGTGTGTATCTAGTCCTCCGCATGTTCCCGCTGATGCAGGCAGTGGAACATGGGCCGGCGCTTTCCTTTATTGCCTTCATTGGGGCGTTCACGGCGCTCTTCGCCGCCAGCATCGCCCTGGCCCAGAACGACATCAAGCGGGTGCTGGCGTATTCCACCATCTCTCAGCTCGGCTACATGTTTGCTGCGCTGGGAATCGGCGCCTATGTGGCAGCTGCCTTCCACCTGCTGACCCACGCCTTCTTCAAGGCGCTCTTATTTCTAGGATCCGGTAGCGTGATCCACGGCGTTGAGCATGGGCACCACGCCGCGCACCACGGTGAGACGGCAGGGCACGGAGGGCAAGCGCATGAGATTGTCCATCACGGGACACATAGCCCGCAGGTCTTCGATGCGAACGATATGCGCTACATGGGAGGGCTGTTTCACAAAATGCCCGTCACGGCGCTGACGTTCATCGCGGGCGGGCTAGCATTGTCCGGCTTCCCGTTGGTGACCGCCGGCTTCTGGTCAAAAGACGAAATCCTGGCCGACGCTTGGGTGCACGGCCATCAGATGGTCTTTTGGACGTTGGCGTTGGCAGCTCTGCTAACGGCCTTCTATACCGGCCGGCAGATCTTCCTGGTCTTCTTCGGGCCGCCGCGTACCGAGGCCGCTCGCCACGCTCACGAGAGCGATCGGACGATGACGTTTCCGTTGGTCGTGCTGGCCGCCTTCGCCATCGCTGGCGGATGGGTGGGCATTCCGGAGAGTTTCCCTGGCTTGGGTGAGCTGTTGGGGAACCCGTTCCATCACTTTATCGGGAGCCTGGCCAAGGCATTGCATATCAAAGCTGTGCCCCCACCTTTCGATCCGGTTCCGATTAGCGTTTCCGTGCTAGTGGCATTGGGAGGGTTGGCGCTAGCGTGGGTGGTGTATGGCGTGCGGCCGATCACCACTCCTGAGGAGCCGGATCCGTTGGAGCGGCTGCTGGGACGTTTTTACGTCGTGTTACGTAACAAATATTACTTCGACGAGCTGTATGCAGCGACAGTGGTGCGCTTTGCTCGGTGGTTGGCTGATGTCCTGTTTCGGATAGATCAGCAGTGGGTGATCGACCCACTGGTGAACCTAGTGGGACGCTGGGGGCGTGGGTTGGCTCAGGGGTTACGCTATCTGTTCGATGAGCCGATCGTTGACGGCCTGGTGAACGCAGTAGGACATGTGAGCAACGCGCTGGGGGCCTTTCTGCGGTTGATCCAGACCGGGCGTGTCCAGAATTACCTGGTAGTCATGTTGATCGTCGTCCTAGTATTGCTGGCGGTGTATACTATGCCCGGTTTCTAG
- a CDS encoding MBL fold metallo-hydrolase, translated as MDLIRLAESVYQLQGGTNVGLIVDGSRALAVDAGLDRDAGRRVVRAAEELGIRITAVAITHAHADHFGGAAEIKRRTGAMVYAPAFEAAIVENPELEAYYLFSGAQPPAELRHKFILAPSCPVDGRIEPGPQILAGFAIEAIPMPGHAQNQMMIAHNDVCFAGDAFFQPAVLEKYGIPFYVDITRAQESLERLAALNGCFTWFVPGHGSAITDITSVAELNLQRIQAIREHVRAALREPIAAEGVLATVTETMGISISTLAVYYLTFTTIHACLSALQAAGEVTVEVRDNRALWHLIR; from the coding sequence ATGGACTTGATCCGGCTCGCTGAATCGGTTTACCAATTGCAGGGCGGCACGAATGTTGGCCTGATCGTGGATGGCTCACGAGCACTGGCAGTTGATGCTGGTCTCGATCGAGATGCCGGACGACGAGTGGTGCGCGCCGCGGAGGAGTTAGGAATACGGATCACGGCGGTGGCGATCACCCATGCCCATGCCGATCACTTCGGCGGCGCAGCGGAGATCAAACGGCGGACCGGTGCAATGGTCTACGCGCCGGCCTTTGAGGCCGCAATCGTGGAAAATCCGGAGCTGGAGGCTTACTACCTCTTCTCCGGTGCGCAGCCACCCGCTGAGTTGCGACACAAGTTCATCCTCGCGCCGAGCTGTCCGGTAGATGGGCGCATCGAGCCAGGCCCCCAAATCCTTGCCGGCTTTGCCATTGAGGCGATCCCAATGCCAGGTCACGCCCAGAACCAGATGATGATCGCCCACAACGATGTCTGCTTCGCCGGGGATGCCTTTTTTCAGCCCGCCGTGCTTGAAAAGTATGGCATCCCTTTCTATGTGGATATCACACGGGCGCAGGAAAGCCTGGAGCGGCTGGCGGCGCTGAATGGCTGTTTCACCTGGTTCGTGCCGGGACATGGCTCTGCCATTACAGACATCACTTCAGTGGCCGAGCTGAACCTTCAACGGATCCAGGCCATCCGTGAGCATGTGCGCGCTGCCCTACGTGAGCCTATCGCCGCGGAGGGGGTGCTGGCGACAGTAACCGAGACGATGGGGATCTCCATCTCGACGCTTGCCGTCTACTACCTCACCTTTACGACGATCCACGCCTGCCTGAGCGCTCTGCAGGCTGCCGGTGAGGTGACAGTAGAGGTGAGAGACAACCGGGCGCTGTGGCATTTGATTAGGTGA
- the nuoH gene encoding NADH-quinone oxidoreductase subunit NuoH, producing MDFVADLFRNVGAAFIRWLSGFLPEWAVTLINDVLVAVILLLIGLNVVLFAIWYERKVIARMQDRLGPNRAGPAGLLQTPADAMKLLIKEDITPAGADWWTYNLAPVLSVFAAVMLLAVIPFGAGLIGEDLNVGVLYVVALGSVGSMAILMAGWGSNNKYALLGGFRVVAQLLSYEIPMVLAMLSAVLLAGTLSMQGIVQAQSGGRWFIFLMPTAFLIYLISAVAETGRSPFDLIEAESELVAGFHIEYSGMKFAWFFLAEFMNTFTLSAIATTLFLGGWQGPFVGNVPVLGVAYFVVKVLVVYTLFTWFRGTFPRVRIDQLMALAWKVLVPGALANLLLVALLVKLPLPLPVQSLVLFGANLALLLIGLGLIGRGLRLSVERRRMAAT from the coding sequence ATGGACTTCGTCGCTGATCTGTTCCGCAATGTCGGCGCTGCGTTCATTCGCTGGCTGAGCGGCTTTCTGCCAGAGTGGGCCGTCACGCTGATCAACGATGTGCTAGTAGCGGTCATCTTGCTCTTGATCGGACTGAACGTGGTCCTGTTCGCCATCTGGTATGAGCGCAAGGTGATCGCTCGAATGCAGGATCGCCTAGGGCCGAATCGGGCGGGGCCGGCGGGCCTGCTTCAGACCCCAGCCGATGCCATGAAGCTGCTCATTAAGGAGGACATCACGCCGGCCGGCGCTGACTGGTGGACCTACAACCTAGCCCCGGTGTTATCGGTTTTCGCCGCAGTCATGCTCTTGGCCGTGATCCCCTTCGGCGCCGGGCTTATCGGCGAGGATCTCAACGTGGGGGTACTATATGTGGTGGCACTGGGCTCCGTCGGCAGCATGGCGATCCTAATGGCGGGATGGGGATCCAACAACAAATACGCGTTGCTGGGTGGCTTTCGCGTGGTGGCGCAGTTGCTGAGCTACGAGATCCCCATGGTGCTGGCGATGCTCAGCGCAGTGTTACTGGCTGGCACCCTCTCTATGCAGGGAATCGTCCAGGCGCAGTCAGGCGGTCGCTGGTTCATCTTCTTGATGCCTACGGCTTTCCTTATTTACCTGATCAGCGCCGTGGCGGAGACCGGTCGCTCGCCGTTCGATCTCATCGAGGCGGAATCGGAGCTGGTGGCCGGGTTCCATATCGAGTATAGCGGGATGAAGTTCGCCTGGTTCTTCCTAGCCGAGTTCATGAACACCTTCACCTTGTCTGCGATCGCTACTACGCTGTTCCTAGGAGGCTGGCAAGGCCCCTTTGTCGGCAACGTCCCTGTGCTGGGGGTGGCTTACTTCGTCGTTAAGGTGTTGGTGGTCTATACGCTGTTCACATGGTTCCGCGGCACTTTCCCGCGCGTGCGCATTGACCAACTGATGGCCCTGGCCTGGAAAGTGTTGGTCCCGGGGGCGCTGGCGAACTTATTGCTGGTGGCCCTTCTGGTCAAGCTTCCACTCCCCTTGCCAGTGCAATCGCTGGTGCTCTTTGGCGCTAACTTGGCTCTGCTTTTGATTGGGCTAGGGCTGATCGGGCGTGGGCTTCGCTTAAGCGTGGAACGGCGGCGCATGGCCGCTACCTGA
- a CDS encoding NADH-quinone oxidoreductase subunit J produces MLLQVIFLLVSAATLGAALLVVTSRNLFHSALFLTASFFGIAALYILLEAEFLAVVQVLIYVGAIATLIVFAIMLSRGGLRDVASPMNDQWLLVAIGALALFAVLTALIQQIVWPVTEAKPAADILAGLGRAFMGPYVIPFEVASVLLVVALIGAILIAREKE; encoded by the coding sequence ATGCTACTTCAGGTGATCTTCCTCCTCGTCAGCGCGGCCACGCTAGGCGCCGCGCTTCTAGTGGTGACCTCTCGCAATCTGTTCCATAGCGCATTGTTTCTCACCGCTTCCTTCTTTGGGATCGCTGCTCTCTACATCCTGTTGGAGGCGGAGTTTCTAGCAGTCGTGCAGGTCCTGATCTACGTCGGCGCGATCGCCACCCTGATCGTATTCGCCATCATGCTCAGCCGTGGCGGCCTTCGCGATGTGGCCAGCCCTATGAACGACCAATGGCTTCTGGTGGCTATTGGCGCGCTGGCGCTGTTCGCCGTGCTGACCGCCCTAATCCAGCAGATCGTCTGGCCCGTCACCGAGGCGAAGCCGGCCGCGGACATCTTGGCGGGGCTGGGACGGGCCTTTATGGGGCCGTATGTGATCCCATTTGAGGTGGCATCTGTGCTGTTGGTGGTGGCATTGATCGGGGCCATCCTCATCGCCCGTGAGAAGGAGTAG
- a CDS encoding YkvA family protein: protein MARLLERWKRWARQLELEAYALYLAYRDPRVPWFARVFAACVVGYAFSPIDLIPDVIPVLGYMDDLVLIPLGVKFALMMIPPHVMAESRDKARELICRGKPIHKTAAVAVVAIWLLLAAFVVAFIIRVVGG, encoded by the coding sequence ATGGCGCGGCTTCTCGAGCGATGGAAACGATGGGCCAGGCAGCTTGAGTTGGAGGCCTATGCCCTTTATCTGGCCTATCGAGACCCCAGGGTCCCCTGGTTCGCTCGCGTGTTCGCCGCTTGCGTGGTGGGATATGCCTTTAGCCCGATCGATTTGATCCCGGATGTCATTCCCGTCCTTGGTTACATGGATGATCTAGTTCTCATCCCTTTAGGAGTTAAGTTCGCGCTGATGATGATCCCACCCCATGTGATGGCTGAAAGTCGGGACAAAGCCCGAGAGCTTATTTGCCGAGGCAAGCCTATTCATAAAACTGCCGCTGTAGCCGTTGTGGCGATTTGGCTCTTGTTGGCGGCCTTCGTCGTTGCTTTCATCATACGCGTGGTAGGGGGCTAA
- the nuoK gene encoding NADH-quinone oxidoreductase subunit NuoK encodes MPLTWYLIVAAALFSIGVYGVLARRNAIAVLMGVELMLNAVNLNLVAFWRYVQPADLSGQMFAIIVITVAAAEAAVGLALIIAAYRMRRTVHVEELDILRG; translated from the coding sequence ATCCCGCTCACCTGGTATCTGATCGTCGCCGCGGCATTGTTTTCCATCGGCGTGTACGGCGTGCTAGCGCGCCGCAACGCGATCGCCGTCCTGATGGGAGTTGAGCTAATGCTCAACGCCGTCAATTTGAACTTGGTGGCGTTCTGGCGTTACGTGCAGCCTGCTGACTTGTCGGGTCAGATGTTCGCGATCATCGTGATCACGGTGGCGGCGGCGGAGGCGGCTGTAGGGCTAGCGCTCATCATTGCTGCCTACCGTATGCGACGGACGGTGCATGTCGAAGAGCTCGACATCCTCCGAGGATAG
- a CDS encoding ABC transporter ATP-binding protein — MAILEVDRVHTYYGNIHALKGVSFTIEPGEIVTLIGANGAGKTTTLRTISGVLRPRQGHVRLAGEELSTCPPHEIVAKGVVQVPEGRRIFGRLTVTENLEMGAYTVKDRAEIAQRMDFVFTVFPRLKERRHQLGGTLSGGEQQMLAIGRALMAQPRLLLLDEPSMGLAPILVEEIFSIIQDINSQGVSILLVEQNALMALSVAHRGYVLETGRVVLEGSAQELLHNPLVIEAYLGGR; from the coding sequence ATGGCTATTTTGGAAGTAGATCGCGTACACACTTATTACGGCAATATCCACGCCCTTAAGGGCGTTTCGTTTACCATCGAGCCGGGAGAGATCGTCACCCTGATTGGGGCCAACGGCGCGGGCAAGACGACGACGTTGCGGACGATCAGCGGTGTGTTGCGGCCACGCCAGGGACACGTGCGCCTAGCGGGGGAGGAGCTGAGCACTTGTCCACCCCACGAGATCGTCGCCAAGGGCGTTGTACAGGTGCCTGAAGGGCGTCGCATCTTTGGGCGTCTGACGGTGACCGAGAACCTGGAGATGGGCGCCTACACCGTTAAGGATCGGGCTGAGATCGCCCAGCGTATGGACTTCGTCTTCACCGTCTTCCCTCGCCTAAAAGAGCGAAGACATCAGCTCGGCGGCACCCTTTCTGGTGGCGAACAGCAGATGTTGGCGATCGGACGGGCGCTGATGGCTCAGCCCCGTTTGCTGTTGCTGGATGAGCCATCTATGGGGTTAGCGCCGATTTTGGTGGAGGAGATCTTCTCGATCATTCAGGATATCAACTCCCAAGGGGTGAGCATCCTGTTGGTGGAGCAGAACGCTCTCATGGCGTTGTCGGTGGCTCATCGTGGGTACGTACTGGAGACAGGACGTGTCGTCTTGGAAGGCTCGGCGCAAGAGCTGCTTCACAACCCGTTGGTGATCGAAGCGTACCTGGGAGGGCGCTAA
- a CDS encoding NADH-quinone oxidoreductase subunit N translates to MTPGDTLRYLSPELILLLTAMIVLTLDLTGRREPRHQQQLLPLVAIVGLIAALGATLMLMTQSVSARVATMMSVDPLALFFKMIAVVGVGLVIVSAMDYIPSRTPYVGEFYALLVAAALAISITVSANDLILIYLGMEFLSITSYVLTGFLRRDRRSIEAALKYFLYGASASAVMLYGMSLLYGATGATDLEAIARALSTKATGDLRLLGFPAIVLLVVGFGFKASLVPFHQWAPDVYEGAPTPITAFLSTASKATGFAIMVRVLTVGLPMFQGSAWVPILAAISMVTMTLGNLVAIQQTNVKRLLAYSSIAQAGYILIGLAALSAGPAFNGLDGLLIYLLAYLFTNLGAFLVVIAIENATGAVDLPAYAGLVHRSPLLAAMLTVFLLSLAGIPPTGGFLGKFFVFGAAIRAQFLPLAIVAIVNSAIAAFYYLNVVRYMFLLPSPEGEPAALSVTPAMRAMLWVCTAMTLLIGVYAQPFIEWALRSATLLAAAL, encoded by the coding sequence TTGACCCCTGGAGATACTCTTCGATATCTCTCACCAGAGCTGATCTTGCTTCTGACGGCGATGATTGTGCTGACGTTGGATTTGACCGGACGCCGTGAGCCGAGGCATCAGCAGCAACTGTTGCCTCTCGTGGCTATTGTGGGGCTAATAGCCGCGCTGGGAGCGACGCTGATGTTGATGACCCAGAGCGTATCTGCACGCGTCGCTACGATGATGAGCGTGGACCCACTGGCGCTATTTTTCAAGATGATCGCTGTGGTGGGCGTGGGGCTGGTGATCGTGAGCGCGATGGACTACATCCCCAGCCGCACCCCATACGTGGGCGAGTTCTACGCGCTGCTGGTCGCCGCAGCCCTGGCGATCAGCATCACAGTGAGCGCCAACGACCTGATCCTCATCTACCTGGGCATGGAGTTCCTCAGCATCACTTCCTATGTGCTGACCGGGTTTTTGAGGCGAGACCGTCGCTCCATTGAAGCGGCGCTGAAGTATTTCCTCTATGGCGCATCTGCCTCTGCGGTGATGCTCTATGGGATGTCGCTGTTATATGGCGCCACCGGCGCGACGGACCTGGAGGCGATCGCTCGCGCGCTGAGCACGAAGGCGACGGGGGACCTACGGTTGTTGGGGTTCCCTGCCATCGTGTTGCTAGTCGTTGGCTTCGGGTTTAAGGCCAGTCTGGTGCCGTTTCACCAGTGGGCGCCCGATGTGTATGAGGGAGCGCCTACGCCGATCACGGCTTTCCTCTCGACTGCCTCCAAGGCGACCGGCTTTGCCATCATGGTTCGGGTGTTGACAGTGGGCTTGCCAATGTTCCAAGGATCGGCATGGGTGCCCATCCTGGCGGCGATCTCGATGGTGACGATGACTCTAGGCAACCTGGTGGCGATCCAGCAGACCAATGTCAAGCGGCTGCTGGCCTACTCCAGTATTGCGCAGGCCGGCTATATTCTGATCGGGCTGGCTGCGCTATCGGCTGGCCCTGCGTTCAACGGGCTTGATGGGCTTCTGATCTACCTTCTCGCCTACTTATTCACCAACCTGGGGGCATTCCTGGTGGTGATCGCCATCGAGAACGCGACGGGCGCTGTGGACTTGCCAGCCTACGCCGGCCTGGTCCATCGGTCACCGCTGCTGGCCGCTATGTTGACGGTCTTCTTGCTGTCCCTGGCTGGGATCCCGCCTACCGGAGGGTTTCTGGGCAAGTTTTTCGTCTTCGGCGCGGCGATCCGGGCTCAGTTCCTGCCTCTGGCCATTGTGGCGATCGTGAACAGCGCCATCGCTGCTTTCTATTACCTGAACGTCGTCCGCTATATGTTTCTGCTGCCCTCGCCAGAGGGGGAACCTGCCGCTCTCTCGGTGACGCCGGCCATGCGGGCGATGCTGTGGGTTTGCACAGCGATGACGCTGCTCATCGGTGTGTATGCACAGCCGTTCATTGAATGGGCTCTCCGCTCAGCTACGCTGTTAGCGGCTGCCCTTTAA
- a CDS encoding NADH-quinone oxidoreductase subunit M, with protein sequence MNYPILTVITFMPLVGAVLCLLPWRRWLGWDKAREDDFIRRLSVLISLVPLVLAIYLWFAYDRDAGGFQFEEIYNWIPTLGVTYHLGVDGLSVPLVFLTTLLTTLGLYYSAWVIKHRVREFFLLFLLLETGMIGVFVALDFVLFYVFWEIGLVPMYFLIGIWGQERDRPHYSAIKFFLYTLAGSVAMLLAILGVYLDTGTFDIVQAAQLRPFAGNLTLASLAFWGFTLAFAIKVPTWPFHTWLPDAHTAAPTAGSVVLAGILLKLGAYGLIRISLPVFPEAASRWAPVMVALGVISIVYGAFVCMAQTDLKRLIAYSSVSHMGYVMLGVGAAAFAIGLDRPGIVDSAAMALNGAALQMFNHGIITGGLFFLVGVIYERAHTRDLEQFGGLSAKLPYFYGIMMVTGFASLGLPGLAGFWGEFFVFRGAFDIVRVWAAIGVIGIVVTAAYILWRIIQSVFLGEYDPHKIAHWTNLADGNESHEPVDMLTFEKVTLWPLVAFMILFGIYPTPILELFNRATTALMRGL encoded by the coding sequence ATGAATTATCCGATCCTGACGGTGATCACCTTCATGCCGCTAGTAGGGGCAGTCCTTTGTCTGCTGCCCTGGAGGCGATGGCTGGGCTGGGATAAGGCAAGGGAGGACGACTTCATCCGTCGCCTCTCCGTCTTGATCAGCCTGGTGCCCCTGGTGTTGGCGATCTACCTCTGGTTCGCTTATGACCGGGACGCCGGCGGCTTTCAATTCGAAGAGATCTACAACTGGATCCCAACCCTGGGAGTTACTTACCATCTTGGGGTGGACGGCTTGAGTGTGCCGTTGGTGTTTCTGACGACGCTGTTGACCACCCTGGGGCTGTATTACTCGGCATGGGTAATCAAACACCGGGTGCGCGAGTTCTTCCTGCTCTTCTTGCTGCTGGAAACGGGTATGATCGGCGTCTTCGTGGCGCTTGACTTCGTCCTGTTCTATGTGTTCTGGGAGATCGGCCTGGTGCCGATGTATTTCTTGATCGGCATTTGGGGACAGGAGAGGGATCGGCCCCACTATTCGGCGATCAAGTTCTTCCTGTACACGCTGGCCGGCTCGGTGGCGATGCTGCTGGCGATCCTGGGGGTGTATCTTGACACCGGTACTTTTGACATCGTACAGGCTGCTCAATTGCGCCCGTTTGCTGGCAACCTGACCCTGGCCAGCCTGGCGTTTTGGGGGTTTACCCTGGCGTTCGCCATCAAAGTACCAACTTGGCCGTTTCACACCTGGTTGCCCGATGCGCACACGGCTGCGCCGACGGCCGGCTCCGTCGTCCTGGCCGGCATCCTGCTGAAGTTGGGCGCATATGGCCTAATCCGTATCAGCCTGCCTGTCTTTCCTGAGGCTGCCAGCCGATGGGCGCCAGTAATGGTGGCGCTGGGTGTGATTTCCATCGTGTACGGAGCCTTCGTATGCATGGCCCAAACCGATCTCAAACGGCTCATCGCGTACTCCTCGGTGAGCCACATGGGGTATGTGATGCTGGGGGTCGGCGCAGCGGCCTTTGCCATCGGGCTGGACCGCCCTGGCATCGTGGATAGCGCGGCGATGGCGCTCAACGGGGCGGCCTTGCAGATGTTCAATCACGGGATTATCACAGGCGGGCTCTTTTTCCTGGTAGGCGTGATCTACGAGCGCGCCCACACGCGAGACCTCGAACAGTTCGGGGGGTTGAGCGCTAAATTGCCGTATTTCTATGGTATCATGATGGTTACCGGGTTCGCTTCGCTGGGGTTGCCAGGGCTAGCGGGCTTCTGGGGCGAATTCTTCGTGTTCCGGGGCGCTTTTGACATCGTGCGCGTATGGGCGGCGATCGGGGTGATCGGCATCGTCGTCACGGCGGCCTATATCCTGTGGCGGATCATCCAAAGCGTGTTCTTAGGCGAGTACGACCCACACAAGATCGCCCATTGGACCAACCTGGCCGACGGCAATGAATCGCATGAGCCGGTGGACATGTTGACGTTCGAGAAGGTGACCCTATGGCCGCTAGTGGCCTTCATGATCCTGTTCGGCATTTATCCGACGCCGATCCTGGAGCTTTTCAATCGAGCGACGACGGCTCTGATGCGTGGGCTGTGA
- a CDS encoding ABC transporter ATP-binding protein yields the protein MTKVVLSARKVTKRFGGLEALSNVDLEIPEGAIWSIIGPNGAGKTTFFNCVTGFYKPEEGHIYLNGMDITGLPPDRISRLGIARTYQNIRLFKNMTAIENIQVGMHAHMRAGLLGCILRDPATRREEQMALEEARRLLRLVGLAGKGDMLAKNLPYGDQRRLEIARALASRPKLLLLDEPTAGMNPFETQEMMTFIRRLRDELGITILLIEHQMRVVMGISEMISVLDYGMKIAEGTPAEIQNNPKVIEAYLGRGMAASIPGQPAPTAAG from the coding sequence ATGACCAAGGTTGTGCTCTCAGCGCGCAAGGTGACCAAACGCTTTGGTGGGCTCGAAGCGCTCTCTAATGTGGACTTGGAAATCCCGGAAGGTGCCATTTGGAGTATTATTGGCCCTAACGGCGCTGGTAAAACCACTTTCTTCAATTGCGTTACCGGTTTCTATAAGCCCGAAGAGGGACATATTTACCTCAATGGGATGGATATCACCGGCCTCCCTCCCGACCGGATCAGCCGTTTGGGGATCGCTCGCACCTACCAAAACATTCGCCTGTTCAAGAACATGACCGCGATCGAGAACATTCAGGTAGGGATGCATGCCCATATGAGAGCTGGACTCTTGGGATGCATCCTGCGCGATCCGGCCACGCGGCGAGAGGAGCAGATGGCTCTGGAGGAAGCTCGTCGCTTGCTTCGACTGGTCGGGTTAGCTGGCAAGGGGGATATGCTCGCCAAAAACCTGCCCTATGGCGACCAGCGCAGGTTGGAGATCGCGCGCGCGCTCGCCAGCCGGCCTAAACTGCTTTTATTGGACGAGCCCACGGCAGGCATGAACCCCTTCGAGACCCAAGAGATGATGACTTTTATCCGACGCCTACGCGATGAGCTGGGCATCACCATCCTGCTGATCGAGCACCAAATGCGTGTGGTCATGGGGATCTCGGAGATGATCAGCGTCTTGGACTATGGGATGAAGATTGCTGAGGGCACCCCTGCCGAAATCCAGAACAATCCCAAGGTGATCGAGGCCTATCTCGGGCGCGGCATGGCCGCCTCCATACCAGGCCAGCCAGCGCCAACAGCGGCAGGATAG
- the ndhC gene encoding NADH-quinone oxidoreductase subunit A, translating to MLNSYAFIGVLSIVALGFAVVGLLAAWLVSPKKPNPIKNEAYECGIETIGDTWVQFKAQYYLFALIFVIFDVEAIFLFPWAVAYHQLGLYALVEAALFILILLGGLLYAWRKGALEWQ from the coding sequence GTGCTCAATAGTTACGCCTTCATTGGTGTCCTCTCCATTGTCGCCCTTGGCTTTGCGGTGGTAGGGCTGCTAGCCGCCTGGCTGGTAAGCCCGAAAAAGCCCAACCCGATCAAAAACGAGGCGTACGAGTGTGGGATCGAGACCATCGGTGATACTTGGGTCCAATTTAAGGCCCAATATTACCTCTTCGCCCTAATCTTCGTGATATTCGATGTCGAGGCGATATTTCTATTCCCCTGGGCGGTGGCCTATCACCAGTTGGGCCTCTATGCGTTAGTGGAGGCTGCTCTGTTTATCTTGATCTTGCTCGGCGGGTTGCTCTATGCCTGGCGCAAAGGCGCCTTAGAGTGGCAGTAA